One segment of Stappia sp. 28M-7 DNA contains the following:
- a CDS encoding cyclic peptide export ABC transporter, with product MELIAFIRASGRRKLQLMFALSLLAGVANAALVVVITTVAERVARAEHPGLIAWAAFGAAFLIYYLANQFALVRATTLIEDRLNELRLELAEKLRQSELLTVDRIGRGRLYGLIAKETNHLSVTFPLIMDAIQQMVLLAVALLYLLYLSPLAFLCFLLAVVGGVYGYKAINNRFGRILGLVEKLQAQMLDAIADIIHGSKELRLNARRSEAVSKAYRKRSNVLELMLVRTIDHWVSLILLGSLVTFALLGVVAFGFPALVSGHTVIVFQLVPVLLVCLGTLTKTVAQSPMFMRAEFGLQSILAVERELDASKGITTHEARQHAHAFRGFQTIDLREIGFSYPAEQGVGYHVGPLSLTLSRGEVVFLVGGNGSGKSTALRMMCGLYPLSSGRIDFDGHAVEGAAAGGYRELFSAIFVDFHLFDRLYGLERVDPDRVNALIDEMGLAGKVRFTDGRFSQLHLSTGQRKRLALIAAVLEDRPVYVFDEWSAEQDVHFREYFYQTFIPKLKAAGKLVIAATHDERYWGVADRVIKMDLGQIEWVKDQAGLEEQ from the coding sequence ATGGAGCTGATCGCCTTCATCCGCGCATCCGGCCGCCGCAAGCTGCAGCTGATGTTTGCCCTCAGCCTGCTGGCGGGCGTCGCCAATGCGGCGCTGGTGGTGGTGATCACCACGGTCGCGGAGCGGGTGGCGCGGGCCGAGCATCCAGGGCTGATCGCCTGGGCTGCCTTCGGCGCCGCGTTCCTGATCTACTATCTGGCCAACCAGTTCGCCCTGGTGCGGGCGACCACGCTGATCGAGGACCGGCTCAACGAGTTGCGGCTGGAACTGGCGGAGAAGCTGCGCCAGTCGGAACTGCTGACCGTGGACCGGATCGGCCGGGGCCGTCTCTACGGACTGATCGCTAAGGAAACCAACCATCTGTCGGTGACCTTCCCGCTGATCATGGACGCGATCCAGCAGATGGTGCTGCTCGCCGTGGCGCTGCTCTATCTGCTCTATCTGTCGCCGCTCGCCTTCCTGTGCTTCCTGCTGGCGGTGGTCGGCGGCGTCTACGGCTACAAGGCGATCAACAACCGGTTCGGCCGGATTCTCGGGCTCGTCGAAAAGCTGCAGGCGCAGATGCTCGATGCGATCGCCGACATCATCCACGGCAGCAAGGAACTGCGGCTGAACGCCCGTCGTAGCGAGGCCGTCTCCAAGGCCTATCGCAAGCGCTCCAACGTGCTCGAATTGATGCTGGTACGCACCATCGACCACTGGGTATCGCTGATCCTGCTCGGCAGTCTGGTCACCTTCGCGCTGCTCGGTGTCGTTGCCTTCGGCTTTCCCGCGCTTGTGTCCGGGCACACTGTCATCGTCTTCCAGCTGGTGCCGGTACTGCTGGTCTGCCTCGGCACGCTGACGAAGACGGTTGCGCAGTCGCCGATGTTCATGCGTGCCGAGTTCGGCCTGCAGTCGATCCTCGCCGTGGAACGCGAGCTCGATGCTTCGAAGGGGATCACGACGCATGAGGCGCGCCAGCATGCCCATGCCTTTCGCGGTTTCCAGACCATCGACTTGCGCGAGATCGGCTTCAGCTATCCGGCGGAGCAGGGCGTCGGCTATCACGTCGGCCCGCTGTCGCTCACCCTGTCACGGGGCGAGGTGGTATTCCTCGTCGGCGGAAATGGCAGCGGCAAGTCTACGGCGCTGCGCATGATGTGCGGCCTCTATCCCTTGTCGAGCGGGCGCATCGATTTCGATGGCCATGCGGTCGAGGGCGCGGCGGCCGGCGGTTACCGCGAGCTGTTCTCGGCGATCTTCGTCGACTTCCACCTGTTCGACCGGCTCTACGGGCTCGAACGCGTGGACCCGGACCGGGTCAATGCGCTGATCGACGAGATGGGCCTTGCCGGCAAGGTCCGTTTCACGGACGGCCGTTTTTCCCAGCTTCACCTGTCGACCGGGCAGCGCAAGCGTCTGGCCCTGATCGCGGCGGTTCTGGAGGACCGGCCTGTCTACGTTTTCGACGAATGGTCGGCGGAACAGGATGTTCATTTTCGCGAATATTTTTACCAGACGTTTATCCCGAAACTCAAAGCGGCAGGAAAACTTGTCATCGCGGCAACACACGATGAGCGATACTGGGGCGTTGCCGATAGGGTCATCAAGATGGACCTCGGCCAGATCGAGTGGGTGAAGGATCAGGCCGGGCTGGAGGAGCAATGA
- the fabD gene encoding ACP S-malonyltransferase, with product MKAFMFPGQGAQRVGMGEGLFEAFPQLVAEADAVLGYSIAQLCLEGPMDRLTRTQFTQPALYVVNALTYLRHVREAGERPDFVLGHSVSEYVALFAAGAVDFASGLSMVARRGALMGGASGGGMAAVIGLDADGIAAVIDRNGLRDVFAANYNTPRQIVVSGRREAVVAAEPLFREAGASHYVVLPVSGAFHTPYMEAARTAFAEHLASLTFKAPEIPVISNVTARPHEAGTLRERMIEQITAPVRWAESIRYLLAKGVTFADVTELGPAGSAVVKPMVKRTELEAGPLDASLLAREEADAAAAARIVEPELETARKASDETPSPRLNGHASFRFSPENLGSRAFCEAFGLEYPYVAGAMYQGIASVALVERMARAGLLGFFGAGGLPMAEVERAILRLRDVLPEGAPYGINFIAHVNRPHLEDELTDLLIRHGVGIIEASAFMEVTPALVRYRAAGLEDQGGGRIAARNRIIAKVSRPDVASQFLAPAPERLLSKLLASGAITADEANLLRQVPMADAICVEADSGGHTDQGMPFALIPAVLKVRDEAQACFAKFGPIFVGSGGGIGTPEAAAAVFMLGADFIVTGSVNQCTVEAGTSDAVKDLLEGINVHDTAYAPSGEMFELGAKVQVLKKGLFFPARAEKLVSLYRQHESLEEIEAKLRQQIEERYFRRSFDEVFRDVAMSYPASEIERAERSPRHRMGLVFRRYFKDTTTWALAGDLDHKVDFQVHCGPALGAFNQRVEGSELASWRARHADVIAARLLEGAADVLGRRLSVMIGGGGRTR from the coding sequence ATGAAGGCCTTCATGTTTCCAGGGCAAGGCGCGCAGCGCGTCGGCATGGGCGAGGGGCTGTTCGAGGCCTTTCCGCAGCTCGTTGCCGAGGCGGACGCCGTTCTGGGATACTCCATCGCGCAGCTGTGTCTGGAAGGGCCGATGGATCGGCTCACCCGCACGCAGTTCACCCAGCCCGCGCTCTATGTGGTCAACGCGCTGACCTATCTCCGTCATGTCCGCGAGGCCGGCGAACGGCCGGATTTCGTCCTCGGGCACAGCGTTTCGGAATATGTCGCCCTGTTCGCCGCGGGAGCTGTCGATTTCGCCAGCGGCCTGTCGATGGTAGCGCGACGCGGGGCGCTGATGGGCGGGGCAAGCGGCGGCGGCATGGCCGCTGTGATCGGTCTCGATGCCGACGGCATTGCGGCGGTGATCGACCGCAATGGCCTGAGGGACGTCTTCGCCGCCAACTACAACACGCCCCGGCAGATCGTCGTGTCCGGCCGTCGCGAGGCAGTGGTCGCCGCCGAGCCGCTGTTCCGCGAGGCGGGTGCCAGCCATTATGTTGTCCTGCCGGTGAGCGGGGCCTTTCACACGCCCTACATGGAGGCCGCGCGCACAGCGTTCGCCGAGCATCTGGCAAGCCTGACCTTCAAGGCGCCCGAGATCCCCGTCATCTCCAACGTGACCGCACGGCCACATGAGGCTGGAACTCTGCGCGAGCGGATGATCGAGCAGATCACCGCGCCGGTGCGCTGGGCCGAGAGCATCCGCTACCTGCTGGCCAAGGGCGTCACCTTCGCCGATGTCACCGAACTGGGGCCGGCCGGCAGCGCCGTGGTCAAGCCGATGGTGAAGCGCACGGAACTCGAGGCGGGGCCGCTCGACGCGAGCCTGCTGGCGCGCGAGGAGGCGGACGCGGCTGCGGCCGCGAGGATCGTCGAGCCGGAGCTCGAGACCGCCCGAAAGGCGTCGGATGAAACGCCGTCTCCCAGGCTCAACGGCCATGCGTCTTTCCGGTTCAGTCCGGAAAATCTCGGCTCGCGTGCCTTTTGCGAGGCGTTCGGGCTCGAATATCCCTATGTCGCCGGCGCGATGTATCAGGGCATCGCCTCGGTCGCTCTGGTGGAGCGCATGGCCCGCGCCGGCCTGCTCGGCTTCTTCGGGGCGGGCGGCCTGCCGATGGCCGAGGTAGAGCGCGCGATCCTTCGCCTGCGCGACGTGCTTCCCGAGGGCGCGCCCTACGGCATCAATTTCATCGCCCATGTGAACAGGCCGCATCTGGAGGATGAGCTCACCGATCTCCTGATCCGGCACGGCGTCGGCATCATCGAGGCCTCCGCCTTCATGGAGGTGACGCCGGCTCTGGTGCGCTACCGCGCCGCCGGGCTTGAGGACCAGGGCGGTGGCCGGATCGCCGCGCGCAACCGCATCATCGCCAAGGTGTCCCGGCCCGATGTTGCCTCGCAGTTCCTGGCGCCCGCGCCCGAGCGGCTGCTGAGCAAGCTGCTCGCAAGCGGCGCGATCACCGCTGACGAGGCCAACCTGCTGCGCCAGGTACCGATGGCCGATGCCATCTGCGTCGAGGCGGACTCGGGCGGGCATACCGACCAGGGCATGCCTTTCGCCCTGATCCCGGCCGTGCTGAAGGTGCGGGACGAGGCGCAGGCGTGCTTTGCGAAGTTCGGCCCGATCTTCGTCGGGTCGGGCGGCGGCATCGGCACGCCGGAGGCGGCAGCGGCCGTCTTCATGCTGGGGGCCGACTTCATCGTCACCGGCTCCGTCAACCAGTGCACCGTCGAGGCCGGGACCAGCGATGCGGTCAAGGACCTGCTGGAAGGCATCAACGTCCACGACACGGCCTATGCGCCGTCGGGCGAGATGTTCGAGCTGGGCGCCAAGGTGCAGGTGCTGAAGAAGGGGCTGTTCTTCCCCGCCCGTGCCGAAAAGCTGGTCTCGCTCTACCGTCAGCACGAGAGCCTCGAGGAGATCGAAGCGAAGCTGCGCCAGCAGATCGAGGAACGCTATTTCCGTCGCAGCTTCGACGAGGTGTTCCGCGATGTGGCGATGAGCTATCCGGCATCCGAGATCGAGCGCGCGGAGCGCTCGCCCCGGCATCGCATGGGCCTCGTCTTCCGTCGCTACTTCAAGGACACGACCACCTGGGCGCTTGCAGGCGATCTCGATCACAAGGTCGACTTCCAGGTGCATTGCGGCCCGGCGCTCGGCGCGTTCAACCAGCGGGTCGAGGGCAGCGAGCTTGCGTCCTGGCGCGCCCGCCATGCCGACGTCATCGCGGCGCGGCTGCTGGAGGGAGCGGCCGACGTGCTCGGCCGGCGGCTCTCGGTGATGATCGGCGGGGGAGGCCGTACCCGATGA